In Flavobacteriales bacterium, the DNA window CTTTTTGTTTGGCAGATGATATCATGGAGCCTTATCGTCCTTTTGTGGATTATTTGGTGTATCAACTTTTTGACTCCAATAAAAAAATCGATAAAATATCCCCTGCTATCAAGCAAAATTTATTACAAATATATACCTCAGAAGTTTTAATAGCAGATAAAACCAAATTATTTATGGAAGCCATTAGAACCACCAGTGCAAGTTTATCGGCTTGTTTTGCCCAAACAAAAAGAAAAATAATTTATCCTGAATTTTATGTTACCCCAAAACCATTTTAATGCCTACCGAATTATGTGGCTCTTTGTATCCTTTGACCTCCCTACAGAAACCAAACAAGAAAAAAAATCGGCTGCAAGATTCCGAAAAGAATTATTGAATTATGGCTTTACCATGTTTCAGTTTTCCATCTATCTACGCCATTGCCCTAGTAGAGAAC includes these proteins:
- the cas2 gene encoding CRISPR-associated endonuclease Cas2 produces the protein MLPQNHFNAYRIMWLFVSFDLPTETKQEKKSAARFRKELLNYGFTMFQFSIYLRHCPSREHALMQQKRVQSSLPKYGKVMILSVTDKQFGDILLYHGRKEEKPKAGSHQLSLF